One part of the Halodesulfovibrio sp. genome encodes these proteins:
- the glmU gene encoding bifunctional UDP-N-acetylglucosamine diphosphorylase/glucosamine-1-phosphate N-acetyltransferase GlmU: protein MSARETIGALVLAAGKGTRMHSDKPKVLQELLGAPMLRYVYTALDPLFGEGIWTVIGHQAEMIEQTFAGEDRNFLYQAEQLGTGHALQTAWDALVESGISHVLVINGDTPLLPQPRLINFLKECLSSNADIGFMTLTLPQPGSFGRVVRHLGDVAAIIEAKDYDESLHGPEPREINAGIYLLNIASVTPLLKRLTNENKSGEYYITDLVGFAVEEQMSVVGVDCGNDPHLLGINNPAELVRSESLLRANLIMEWLDQGVTIHAPEYVRVGPMVTLEPGAVLHGPCEIYGESRVERGAEIYSNTWIKDSNLAEGCVIHPFSHLDGVTVGKNCVAGPYARLRPGAVMEQGSKVGNFVEMKKSVLGEGSKANHFTYLGDAEVGTGVNIGAGTITCNYDGVNKHKTTIEDNAFIGSNTSLVAPVCVGKNSLVGAGSVITKNIPENSIAVARGKQKNLPKKC from the coding sequence ATGTCTGCCAGAGAGACAATCGGAGCGCTCGTGCTAGCAGCGGGTAAAGGAACCCGCATGCACTCAGATAAACCTAAGGTTCTGCAAGAACTCTTAGGCGCACCAATGCTCCGTTATGTATATACCGCGTTAGATCCGCTCTTCGGCGAAGGCATTTGGACTGTTATCGGTCATCAAGCAGAGATGATTGAACAGACGTTTGCCGGTGAAGACCGAAATTTTTTGTATCAAGCTGAACAGCTCGGCACAGGGCACGCATTGCAAACAGCATGGGACGCACTCGTTGAGTCCGGCATTTCCCATGTACTTGTTATCAATGGTGACACACCTCTTTTGCCGCAGCCTCGACTCATCAACTTTTTAAAAGAATGCCTGTCCAGCAATGCTGATATAGGCTTTATGACTCTTACCCTTCCACAACCCGGCTCTTTTGGTCGCGTTGTACGCCATCTGGGCGATGTAGCTGCCATCATCGAAGCAAAAGACTACGATGAAAGCCTGCATGGTCCCGAACCTCGCGAAATTAATGCGGGGATTTACCTGCTCAACATCGCAAGTGTTACACCGCTTCTTAAGCGTCTTACCAACGAAAATAAGAGCGGTGAATATTATATTACAGACCTCGTCGGCTTTGCTGTTGAAGAACAAATGTCAGTTGTTGGAGTAGACTGCGGCAACGACCCGCATCTTCTCGGCATCAACAATCCAGCAGAGCTTGTGCGTTCAGAATCCTTGCTTCGTGCCAACCTTATTATGGAATGGCTCGACCAAGGTGTTACCATCCACGCGCCGGAATACGTGCGTGTAGGTCCAATGGTAACACTTGAGCCGGGAGCAGTTTTGCATGGACCGTGTGAAATCTACGGTGAAAGCCGAGTTGAGCGCGGCGCAGAAATTTATTCTAACACTTGGATTAAAGATTCCAATTTAGCGGAAGGATGTGTTATTCATCCATTTAGCCACCTTGATGGAGTGACCGTTGGTAAAAACTGCGTAGCAGGTCCATACGCTCGACTTCGTCCGGGTGCTGTCATGGAACAAGGTTCCAAGGTCGGCAACTTTGTAGAAATGAAAAAATCCGTACTGGGAGAAGGCTCCAAGGCAAACCACTTCACCTATCTTGGCGATGCTGAAGTAGGCACAGGTGTTAACATTGGTGCAGGTACTATTACCTGTAACTACGATGGTGTTAACAAGCACAAAACAACTATCGAGGACAACGCTTTTATCGGCTCTAACACCTCGCTGGTTGCTCCGGTTTGTGTGGGTAAAAATTCCCTTGTTGGAGCAGGCTCCGTAATAACAAAAAACATTCCTGAAAATTCTATTGCTGTTGCCCGTGGTAAGCAAAAAAACTTGCCCAAAAAATGCTAG
- a CDS encoding cell division protein ZapA, whose protein sequence is MKILGTEVSFKSETDHDTVERAKILVEERYNTLYTPGMPISKEKMLIFLVLGLADDYLQTSDKLQALEERLERLTSRVAGCTEKDSSSQE, encoded by the coding sequence TTGAAGATACTCGGCACCGAGGTCTCTTTCAAATCAGAAACAGACCACGATACTGTCGAACGGGCAAAAATCCTCGTTGAGGAGCGCTATAATACGCTCTACACTCCAGGTATGCCTATCAGTAAGGAAAAAATGCTCATTTTCCTTGTGTTGGGTCTCGCAGATGACTATCTGCAAACATCAGATAAGCTGCAAGCGCTCGAAGAACGATTAGAACGATTAACATCGAGAGTGGCAGGCTGCACAGAAAAAGACTCTTCTTCGCAAGAATAA
- a CDS encoding cell division protein ZapB gives MELIDRLEQRLESLLEEVESLKNENLQLKEEVEVSLSVLEEENRALKEELEQERSTKDQVMGRIDGLLTKLTNPTDSM, from the coding sequence ATGGAACTTATAGACCGTTTAGAACAAAGATTAGAATCTCTTCTTGAAGAAGTTGAGTCCCTTAAGAATGAAAATCTTCAGCTTAAAGAAGAAGTTGAAGTAAGTCTTTCTGTTCTTGAAGAAGAGAACCGTGCTCTGAAGGAAGAACTGGAACAGGAACGTTCCACAAAAGATCAAGTTATGGGTCGTATAGACGGGCTGTTAACTAAACTTACCAACCCTACAGACTCAATGTAA